The following DNA comes from Pieris napi chromosome 18, ilPieNapi1.2, whole genome shotgun sequence.
gttttattactaaAGTCTTCCAAATTGCAGTACACACTTCTTTCACTATGTTTGAAATGGCAGTTTTTGATATACGGAAATTGAATGATAACTTTCTATATGGTGTTCCAGTAACCAAatatctgtaaataataatattgttttaatttcagctGATGGTGTAAAAAAGAAGTGGAAGAATTTAAGAGATTCCTATAGCAGAGAgcttaaaaaagtaaaaaagccAAGATCGGGTTCAGATGCAGATCAAAATGGTCAATATCAAGGCGATTGGCCACATTTTGAATCaatgcaatttttaaaaaccattttGAAACCTCGTAAAACTactagtaatattaaaaatacaattttagatGAAAGCGACATTATCGATGATAATACAATGATGTCTATTCTTTCTGACCAAACATCATACAATACACAAACCGATAAATCGCAATTCAATACAGATGATACCAATTTGGCAACAATTTATGGCCTTACGACTGATGCTGCAACTGCACAAAATGCTATTTCGCCACAGATACGATATGATACCTCGACACCTGGACCGTCGCATACCCCATCCCGAGCTTTTGGAACGATAGCTAAACAAAAGATACAAGAAGGTGCAGCAAAAAGTATTGAAGAAATGTTAATAACACTCGAACGAGAAAAAATAGACCTAAtgaaaaaagatttaaatcaAGACGACGACGACTTGAACTGGTTCAAGTCTATAATGCCGTATATGAAAAAACTACCATCtctgaataaattattatttcggaCTCAGGTTCAGGAGATGCTCATCAACGAAATATCA
Coding sequences within:
- the LOC125058835 gene encoding uncharacterized protein LOC125058835; amino-acid sequence: MVDSEALIAAVREQRLLWDKKHKHYRNRLLVQKSWKNVAEAVECTADGVKKKWKNLRDSYSRELKKVKKPRSGSDADQNGQYQGDWPHFESMQFLKTILKPRKTTSNIKNTILDESDIIDDNTMMSILSDQTSYNTQTDKSQFNTDDTNLATIYGLTTDAATAQNAISPQIRYDTSTPGPSHTPSRAFGTIAKQKIQEGAAKSIEEMLITLEREKIDLMKKDLNQDDDDLNWFKSIMPYMKKLPSLNKLLFRTQVQEMLINEISKLNTPSNTESSMMGDFTSGDSIQ